The Flavobacterium sp. 102 genomic interval CAAACGAATCGCACGATGCATCTCGTTACCCAACATCCCGAAATATTGATACGGATCTTTGTACAATCCCAATTCTTTTCCTAGACTCTCCGTGTATAAAGCCCAACCTTCGCCATAAGCGCCAAACCAATTGAACTTTCTGAAATCAGGTAAAAGTTCGTTCTCTTGTTGGAGTGAAATTTGGAAATGATGTCCCGGAATCGCTTCGTGCAAAAACAAATCCTCATCGCCATAATAATTGTAATTGGCTACATCCGGAATCGGAACGTAAAACGTGCCCGGTCTACTGCCATCGGCGGCGCCTTGAGAATATTCGGCACTTGCGGTATTCTCTCTAAAAGCTTCCGTTCTTTTAATTCGGAAGGCGGTTTTGGGTTGTAAAGAGAAAAATTTATTCACATTAGGTTCAATGATTTTGTGCACTCTTTCAAAATTAGCAATTACCTCTTCCGGCGTTTTGAAAGGCTTTAATTCGGGCTTGTTTCTCACATGATCAAAGAATTCGATGATGGTGCCTTTGAAACCTACTTGGGCTTTTACTTTTTCCATTTCAGCTTTAATACGCGCCACTTCTTTTAAGCCTAATTCGTGAATTTCTTCGGGCGTTTTAGTAGTGGTCGTCCATTGTTTTACATAGACTTTATACAAGTCAGCTCCGCCTTTCAAACTACCAATTCCGCTTGTGGTTCGGCAAACCGGAACGTAATCGGATTTCATAAAAGTAATAAGCTTTTGAAATTGTGGTGTAAGTTTGGTGTTAATTAAGTCGGCATAAGCTTTGGAAAATTGGTCTTTTTGCTCTTGCGTAAAATCAGCCGGGAATTTTTTGCAGCTTGAATAGAATAAATTATCTTCAACATTGGGCGTTATTACGTCTTGAAATTGCGGAATTATTTTTTCTGCTAAAGCTTTTGGCAAGACTACTTTTTCTTGAATTCCTTTTTTCATATACACCATTGCCGAGTCAATCCACACCGTGTAGGCATCCATTCTTTTTAGGAAGTTTTGATAGTCTTTTTCGGTTTTAAACGGTTGGGCACTTTCGGCACTTGCGTATTGGCCCATGGTTAAATGCGTTCCCCAAAATTGATGAATAGGAGTCAAATTGGCATTTTGTTTTAATAAATCTTTACCAATGGTAATTTCCCATGAGATGATGTCGAAACTGTTTTTTTCTTCTTCTGATAATGAAGTAGTATCAATACTTGCCAGTTCTTTTTCATATTTTGCGTAAAATTCAGCTTGCTTTTTTCGGTGGGAATCAGTCATTTCAAAAATCAGTTGGTCATTGAATTGGCTTTGACCGTTTTGAGTAGCTTCTAAAGGGTTTAGCGCATTTTTGTAATCAAAATAGGTTTTGGCAATGGCATTGATATCACCTTGTTTTTCTTCAGTTTTGCAGCTTACAAAAAAAAGTGACGATAAAATTGCCGAAGAAAATAAATATAAGTTTCTCATGGTTAATGGTTTAGTTGAAGTAAAGCTATTGGTTTTTGGTCAATTGAATTGTTAACAGAATGATAAATTATCCGTGATATACTCGTGAAGCAATGATTCTGTTTTCTTTGATTTCCAATACTTCGGCGACTAACATATCGGCTTCGTTTTCTACGGTTCGAATGTATTCCATAAAAACGCGGTCGGAATTGGAAGTCAAAGAAGTTACTCTGTAGTTTAAAGTCGGTAAACGGTCAAACGCCTCTTGCCACCACGTGCGTAAAGCGTCTTTTCCGGTGACTAAACCATTGGTTTCCGGATGGCGGATTTTTAGTTTAGGGCTAAAGTGTTCCGCTTCGTCATCGTACAAGGACAATAATTTTTCGAGGTTGTGTGCGTTGAAAGCTTCAAACCAAAGATGGGCAATTGAGAGATTTTTTTCTGCTGACATATTGTTAGAAATAAAAAATTCTCTCGTTAATCGAACGAGAGAATTTTTATAATGGTAAATGTATGATAATTTTTTTAAACGTTTTTCAAATTGATAATTTCCTGTTCAGTCAGGAAACGCCAATTGCCACGCGGTAAATTCTTTTTGGTCAAACCGGCGAAAGCCACACGGTCGATTTTCAATACATCGTATTTGAAATTTTCAAAAATAGCGCGAACCACTTTTACGTTAGGAGTTCTCAATTTTAACCCGATTTCTGTTTTAGGTTCGCCTTCGATATACGAGATTTCGTCTACGTATAATTTGTGTCCGTCTAAAGTTACACCATTGGAAATTTTCTCTAAATCTTCAAATTTCAAATTCTTGTCTAAAGAAACTTGGTAGATTTTAGCTGATTTTTGATTGGGTAAGCTGAATTTTCTAACCATATCGGTATCATTGGTAAAGATCAACAATCCGGTAGTGTTTTTGTCCATACGTCCAATCGGTTGGATTTTGGCGTTCGTGGCACCACGAACCAATTCCAATACATTTCTGTAATCATCATTGTCTTCGTTAGAAGTGGTGAAGTTCTTAGGTTTGTTCAGCAAAATGTATTCTTTGCGTTCCGGTGTTAAAGTCGCACCGTCAAAGTTGACCACATCGCCCGGTTTTACTTTATAACCCATTTCGGTGATGACGATATTGTTCACTTTCACATTTCCGGATTGGATGTAAATATCAGCATCACGACGCGAGCAAACGCCCGAGTTGGAGATGTATTTGTTTAAACGAATATCATCCGATTTCAAAGGTTTCGGGACATTGTTTACTGCTTTAGCAGGTTTTTGGGTTTTTTTTGCAGCGGCATCGTCAGTGGTTGGCTTGGCTTTTTTCGGGCCTTGCGCTCTTTTTTGCATGGCTGGTTTAGGCTTATTAGAGCTTGGTCTCGAACTGTTCGGACGTGAACCACCTCTTTTGTTATTGCCTTCATTCTTGTTCATAAATTCTGTAATTTAACTTCGTTCCGTTCGGCCATTTTGGCCTCGGGTGGGTGCAAAGATACGTTTTTAAAGAGTACAAAACTAAGGATTGAATTAGCCCAGAAAATATGAAATTAAAAGGAAGACAGCTAATGACTGTCAGATAATTTTAGTTTATCACAATATTCTACCGAATGTCCACAGGACATTCTCCTCTTAATATCAAACCTAACGAACAATGGTTTCCACCATTTTTTTGCCGTGAATTAAGACCGACGGATCGATAAGTACAATGCAAAACACGCCTGAAACTACTAGGAATTTCAAAATGTTGTGTAGTTTTAGGTAATCGGGTTTGGAGTTGGATTTCCAGAGTTTTTGCAGAAAAAAAATCAGGATAATCATGCTGATGTAAAAGTAGATATCCATGTAACCGACTTCAAAAACTTCGACCAAATAATAGATGGGAATGATGGTGGAAACGGTTAACAGCGTGATTACTTTTTTGGAAAAAGCTTCTCCGAAAAGCACCGGAATGGTTTGATAATCGTTGGCAATATCACCTTTGATGTTTTCTAAATCTTTGATCATTTCTCTGATTAAAATCAATAAAAAGAGAAAAGTGGCATGCGCAAATATCTGCGGATATAAATTTTTATAATACAAAAGAATCGCGAAGAAAGGCAAAACGGCTAGAAATGAAGCAGTCAGATTGCCTATGATGGTGATTTTTTTGAGTTTGTGCGAATAGAACCAAATCAGGAAAATGTAAACGGAGAAAAATAGAACCGCTCGAAAAGAAACCAAGAAAGCTAACAAGAAGACTATGAAATTTACTGAAAAATAGACCTGTAGTTTGGTTTTTTGACTGACCAATCTGTCTAATTGGGATTTGTTTGGACGATTGATTAGGTCTTTTTTGCTGTCGTAAAAATTGTTGATGATATAACCCGAAGCAATGGTCAAACTGGAAACTAAAACGATGATAAACAAGTTGAAATCGAGCAAAACATCGAGTGCTCTTTTTTCGGGAGCCAAAATGAATATGGCCGATAAATATTGGGCTAAAGCAATTACGGGAATGTTGTAACCGCGCACTACAGAAAACATGCTGATGATTTTCAGTAAGGTGTGTTTGGTTTTTCGGCTTAACATTTTGCATACATTAGTCCTTCGACTGCGCTCAGGATGACAAAAGTGGATTTCATGTTTAAAACTGGTAAACCACTTCCAATTTGTAATCTTTCAGGGATTTTTTGGCCTTTTCTAAATCTTCGGTAAATCCTAGAATATAACCGCCGCCGCCGGAACCGCAAAGTTTTAAGTAGTAATCATTGGTGTCAAGTCCTTTTTGCCAAACGCCGTGAAACGCTTCGGGAATCATTGGCTTGAAATTGTTTAAGACTACTTTAGACAATTGTTTGGTATTGGCAAACAAAGATTTCATATCGCCGCCGAGGAAATTTTCCACGCAAGCGTCGGTGTATTTGATGAATTGTGATTTTAACATTTTTCGAAAACCTTCTTCTTTTAGGTTTTCCATGAAGATGTTCACCATTGGAGCAGTTTCGCCTACGATTCCGGAGTCTAACAAAAACACAGCACCTTTTCCGGTCGCACTTTGAGACGGAATGCCGGTGGCTTCGATATTGTCTTTGGAATTGATCAAAATCGGAATGCTCAAATAGCTGTTTAATGGATCAAGACCGGAACTTTTTCCGTGGAAGAATGACTCCATTTGGGAAAAAATCGTTTTTAACTGCAATAATTTCTCACGGGTTAAATTCTCTAAAACCGTGATTTTGTCGTTGGCATATTTGTCATAAATCGCCGCCACTAAAGCACCGCTGCTGCCAACACCATATCCTTGCGGAATACTGGAATCGAAATACATGCCGCGTTCTACATCGGTTTTTAAAACTTCAATATTGAAAGTTACTAACTCGGGTTGGTCTTTTTGAAGTTGGTCCAAATAGGTTACAAAACGACGCAAACTCGCGTTAGATTTAATCGCTTCTTCGGATGGATTTTCGTCCACTTTCAAAGCGCCGTTGTAAAAATTGTAGGGAATGGATAAACCTTTAGAATCCTTTATAATTCCGTATTCTCCGAAG includes:
- a CDS encoding DUF885 family protein, with amino-acid sequence MRNLYLFSSAILSSLFFVSCKTEEKQGDINAIAKTYFDYKNALNPLEATQNGQSQFNDQLIFEMTDSHRKKQAEFYAKYEKELASIDTTSLSEEEKNSFDIISWEITIGKDLLKQNANLTPIHQFWGTHLTMGQYASAESAQPFKTEKDYQNFLKRMDAYTVWIDSAMVYMKKGIQEKVVLPKALAEKIIPQFQDVITPNVEDNLFYSSCKKFPADFTQEQKDQFSKAYADLINTKLTPQFQKLITFMKSDYVPVCRTTSGIGSLKGGADLYKVYVKQWTTTTKTPEEIHELGLKEVARIKAEMEKVKAQVGFKGTIIEFFDHVRNKPELKPFKTPEEVIANFERVHKIIEPNVNKFFSLQPKTAFRIKRTEAFRENTASAEYSQGAADGSRPGTFYVPIPDVANYNYYGDEDLFLHEAIPGHHFQISLQQENELLPDFRKFNWFGAYGEGWALYTESLGKELGLYKDPYQYFGMLGNEMHRAIRLVVDTGIHSKGWTREQAIKYSLENEAESEASIIAEIERYMAIPGQALSYKIGQLKILELRKKAEEKMKDKFDIKVFHQKVLESGVMPLALLEKKINNWITTGK
- a CDS encoding nuclear transport factor 2 family protein, whose protein sequence is MSAEKNLSIAHLWFEAFNAHNLEKLLSLYDDEAEHFSPKLKIRHPETNGLVTGKDALRTWWQEAFDRLPTLNYRVTSLTSNSDRVFMEYIRTVENEADMLVAEVLEIKENRIIASRVYHG
- a CDS encoding pseudouridine synthase; its protein translation is MNKNEGNNKRGGSRPNSSRPSSNKPKPAMQKRAQGPKKAKPTTDDAAAKKTQKPAKAVNNVPKPLKSDDIRLNKYISNSGVCSRRDADIYIQSGNVKVNNIVITEMGYKVKPGDVVNFDGATLTPERKEYILLNKPKNFTTSNEDNDDYRNVLELVRGATNAKIQPIGRMDKNTTGLLIFTNDTDMVRKFSLPNQKSAKIYQVSLDKNLKFEDLEKISNGVTLDGHKLYVDEISYIEGEPKTEIGLKLRTPNVKVVRAIFENFKYDVLKIDRVAFAGLTKKNLPRGNWRFLTEQEIINLKNV
- a CDS encoding geranylgeranylglycerol-phosphate geranylgeranyltransferase → MLSRKTKHTLLKIISMFSVVRGYNIPVIALAQYLSAIFILAPEKRALDVLLDFNLFIIVLVSSLTIASGYIINNFYDSKKDLINRPNKSQLDRLVSQKTKLQVYFSVNFIVFLLAFLVSFRAVLFFSVYIFLIWFYSHKLKKITIIGNLTASFLAVLPFFAILLYYKNLYPQIFAHATFLFLLILIREMIKDLENIKGDIANDYQTIPVLFGEAFSKKVITLLTVSTIIPIYYLVEVFEVGYMDIYFYISMIILIFFLQKLWKSNSKPDYLKLHNILKFLVVSGVFCIVLIDPSVLIHGKKMVETIVR
- a CDS encoding mevalonate kinase, with protein sequence MKGPLFYSKILLFGEYGIIKDSKGLSIPYNFYNGALKVDENPSEEAIKSNASLRRFVTYLDQLQKDQPELVTFNIEVLKTDVERGMYFDSSIPQGYGVGSSGALVAAIYDKYANDKITVLENLTREKLLQLKTIFSQMESFFHGKSSGLDPLNSYLSIPILINSKDNIEATGIPSQSATGKGAVFLLDSGIVGETAPMVNIFMENLKEEGFRKMLKSQFIKYTDACVENFLGGDMKSLFANTKQLSKVVLNNFKPMIPEAFHGVWQKGLDTNDYYLKLCGSGGGGYILGFTEDLEKAKKSLKDYKLEVVYQF